The following proteins are encoded in a genomic region of Primulina huaijiensis isolate GDHJ02 chromosome 3, ASM1229523v2, whole genome shotgun sequence:
- the LOC140974132 gene encoding acyl-coenzyme A oxidase 2, peroxisomal: MESQDENTSISMPQDGFQDQSIVTRRIKRLFFHIQPTPESASSGDLEVLECAGREKIVVNRDRLSEYMRGKHRDIQQRVYDYFNSRPELQTPLEISKDEHRELCMRQLMGLVREAGIRPFVYALEDPGKYFAVVEAVGGVDMSLGIKMGVQYSLWGGSVLNLGTKKHRDKFFEGIDNVEYPGCFAMTELHHGSNVQGLQTVATFDPLTDEFVIDTPNDGAIKWWIGNAAVHGKFATVFAKLILPTHDAEGTSDMGVHAFIVPIRDMRTHKTLPGVEIHDCGHKVGLNGVDNGALRFRSVRIPRDNLLNRFGDVSRDGKYTSSLPSISKRFAATLGELVGGRVGLAYSSVGVLKISVIIAVRFSLLRQQFGPPKQPEISILDYQSQQHKLMPMLASAYAYHFATLHLIDKYSEMKKTHDEQLIGDVHTLSAGLKAYVTSYTAKSLSICREACGGHGYAAVNRFGSLRNDHDIFQTFEGDNTVLLQQVAGYLLKQYQEKFQGGTLTVTWNYLRVSMNSYLSQPNPVTARWEGKDHLRDPKFQLDAFRYRTSRLLQSVAVRLRKHSKTLGNFGAWNRCLNHLLTLAESHIESVILEKFIDAVQSCPDPSSRAALKLACDLYALDRIWNDIGTYRNVDYVAPNKAKAIHKLSEYLSFQVKNVAKELVDAFDIPDYVTRAPIGMQATEEAYSQYTQFAGFEN; the protein is encoded by the exons ATGGAATCCCAAGACGAAAACACCTCAATCTCAATGCCGCAAGATGGGTTTCAGGATCAATCAATCGTCACTCGACGCATCAAAAGATTGTTTTTTCACATACAACCCACGCCGGAATCGGCGTCCTCCGGTGACCTGGAGGTGCTGGAGTGCGCTGGCCGTGAGAAGATTGTAGTGAACAGGGATCGGTTGTCTGAGTACATGAGGGGGAAGCATAGGGACATACAACAAAGGGTTTATGATTACTTCAATTCGAGGCCTGAGCTGCAGACGCCGCTTGAGATATCGAAGGACGAACATCGGGAGCTTTGTATGAGGCAGCTGATGGGGTTGGTCAGAGAGGCTGGAATCAGGCCATTCGTGTATGCTTTGGAAGACCCGGGGAAGTATTTTGCTGTTGTTGAGGCTGTGGGAGGCGTGGACATGTCGTTGGGGATCAAGATGGGGGTGCAATACAG CCTTTGGGGAGGCTCTGTACTTAACTTGGGGACCAAAAAGCATCGagacaagttctttgaaggAATTGACAACGTGGAGTATCCTGGGTGTTTTGCAATGACGGAGCTTCATCATG GCTCAAATGTTCAAGGCCTCCAAACAGTAGCAACTTTTGATCCACTCACAGACGAGTTCGTCATCGACACGCCCAATGATGGGGCCATTAAATGGTGGATTGGTAACGCTGCTGTCCATGGAAAGTTTGCAACAGTTTTTGCAAAGTTAATCTTGCCTACTCATGACGCAGAAGGCACTTCTGATATGGGTGTTCATGCATTTATTGTTCCGATTAGAGATATGAGGACCCATAAGACACTTCCTGGAGTTGAAATACATGATTGTGGTCATAAAGTCGGACTAAATGGAGTAGATAATGGCGCATTGAGATTTAGATCGGTAAGAATTCCTCGAGATAATCTTCTAAATCGATTTGGAGATGTCTCCAGAGATGGAAAATACACTAGCAGCTTGCCTTCTATCAGCAAAAGATTTGCTGCTACACTAGGTGAGCTTGTAGGAGGGAGAGTTGGTCTTGCATATTCTTCAGTTGGTGTCCTGAAGATTTCGGTCATAATAGCAGTCAGATTTTCTCTACTACGACAGCAATTTGGCCCTCCAAAGCAACCTGAAATCAGCATACTTGATTACCAATCTCAGCAGCATAAGCTGATGCCAATGTTGGCTTCAGCTTATGCTTACCATTTTGCCACATTGCACCTGATAGATAAATATTCCGAGATGAAGAAAACTCACGACGAGCAGTTGATAGGGGATGTCCATACACTTTCAGCAGGGCTGAAGGCCTATGTTACTTCATATACTGCAAAGTCATTGAGCATTTGTAGAGAAGCCTGTGGAGGTCATGGATATGCTGCTGTCAACAGATTTGGCAGCTTGAGGAATGACCATGACATCTTTCAGACATTTGAAGGAGACAATACCGTGCTTTTGCAACAG GTAGCAGGTTATCTTTTGAAACAGTACCAAGAGAAATTCCAAGGCGGAACGCTAACAGTCACATGGAACTACTTGAGAGTCTCCATGAACTCCTATCTCTCTCAGCCCAATCCCGTGACTGCTAGATGGGAAGGCAAAGATCACCTAAGGGATCCTAAGTTTCAGCTGGACGCCTTTAGG TACCGTACTTCCCGGTTACTTCAAAGTGTTGCTGTTCGACTTCGGAAACATTCAAAAACTCTTGGGAACTTTGGGGCTTGGAATAGATGTTTGAACCACCTTTTGACGCTTGCCGAGTCTCACATAGAATCCGTAATCCTAGAAAAATTTATTGACGCTGTACAAAG TTGTCCTGATCCAAGTTCCCGGGCGGCTCTGAAATTAGCCTGCGATTTATATGCTTTGGATCGGATCTGGAATGACATTGGAACTTACCGCAACGTAGATTATGTTGCTCCTAACAAAGCTAAG GCAATACACAAGTTGAGCGAATACCTAAGCTTTCAAGTAAAGAATGTTGCAAAGGAACTTGTGGATGCATTTGATATTCCAGATTATGTGACGCGGGCGCCGATTGGAATGCA